One Echinicola strongylocentroti DNA window includes the following coding sequences:
- a CDS encoding TerC family protein, translating to MKYIQQEGTTLLVFGILIIALLLVDLFIFNKKSHKVSIKEALKWSIMWIGLGVLFGLYIYWDMGIDKASQYYTAFLIEKALSVDNLFVFIMVFRFFKVPDAYQHKVLFYGILGAIFMRAIFIFFGVTLIELSYLPPIHIAGHTLKINVVMTLFGLFLIYAGWKSWQPEKEETGDYSHSIGTQLIHKLFKVDPHFHGDRFFTRINGKRFATQLLVVVAVIEFTDLLFAVDSIPAIFAISNDPVILYTSNIFAILGLRALYFLLAGAFDMFYYLKHGLAFILVFIGIKMVIAPLYHFPSTMSLLVVGFILAICITLSLIRYRAHKQAS from the coding sequence GTGAAATACATCCAACAAGAAGGCACCACTTTACTGGTCTTTGGCATCCTCATTATCGCATTACTATTGGTAGACCTTTTTATTTTCAATAAAAAGTCGCATAAAGTCAGTATCAAAGAAGCCCTCAAGTGGTCCATTATGTGGATTGGACTTGGTGTGCTGTTCGGACTGTACATCTATTGGGACATGGGGATTGACAAAGCCTCCCAGTATTACACGGCATTTCTGATCGAAAAAGCATTAAGCGTAGACAACCTTTTTGTGTTCATCATGGTATTTAGGTTTTTTAAAGTTCCAGATGCTTATCAGCACAAAGTGCTTTTTTACGGCATCCTGGGAGCCATTTTTATGCGGGCCATTTTTATATTCTTTGGTGTCACACTGATAGAGCTTAGCTACCTTCCTCCTATCCATATTGCTGGGCATACCCTCAAGATCAATGTGGTTATGACACTATTTGGACTCTTCCTTATTTATGCGGGATGGAAATCATGGCAGCCTGAAAAAGAAGAAACTGGTGATTACTCCCATTCCATTGGCACCCAACTCATCCACAAACTTTTCAAAGTAGACCCTCATTTTCACGGAGACCGTTTCTTCACACGTATAAACGGAAAACGTTTCGCTACGCAGTTGCTCGTGGTGGTAGCAGTGATAGAGTTTACCGACCTCTTATTTGCCGTGGATTCCATTCCAGCCATATTTGCTATTTCCAATGACCCCGTCATTCTCTATACATCAAACATATTTGCCATCCTCGGTCTCCGTGCCCTGTATTTTCTTCTAGCAGGAGCATTTGATATGTTTTATTACCTCAAACATGGCTTGGCATTTATACTTGTTTTTATCGGGATAAAAATGGTCATCGCTCCTCTGTATCATTTCCCTAGCACTATGTCCTTACTCGTGGTGGGCTTTATATTGGCCATATGTATCACACTTTCGCTTATTCGTTACAGAGCACATAAACAAGCCTCTTAA
- a CDS encoding SLC13 family permease translates to MTAEIITVLAIVAIAMVLFLTEKWSIDTVSIMVMVSFMVTGILTFEEGVAGFSNPATITVGAMFVISAAVFRTGSLNTVNIMFLRMRRKSEFVFMLALMVFSGVLSAFINDTAVVALLMPAVLKIAKDTGIAPSKLLMPLSFGALMGGVCTLLGTSTNILVSGIAQSHGVEPFGIFEMSGMGLVFLATGIAYMVLIGQWIIPKRQPSRDISETFDMGDYITEIFVTEKFEDTGKSIKMSRLFTDYNMDPIQIIRKTGEVINAYKYTVIREEDTIRVRCDKDTLTQIRNIQGIELKIDLKLKDEDFRSQGHKLYEMVVPPNSSLINNTVKSIDFRRTYPGLTVLAIRHRNDILHTKLKNTKISAGDVLLVRGDEEMVDQLKGSDHLLVISENATPRMVWKKIAFTLFIVVAVVTVAALKWLPIPIAAILGVVLLILFKSISSEEAYRSIDWKVLFMLAGILSMGTALEKTGAASLLATTLVDQLGSYGPRTIMSAVFLVTFLSTNVMSNNATAALLAPIAISIANTMEVSDRPYLMAVTFAASLSFMTPMGYQTNTMIYTPGNYKFMDYVKVGTPLNILYWIIATICIPMFFPF, encoded by the coding sequence ATGACAGCCGAAATCATCACAGTACTCGCTATCGTAGCGATAGCGATGGTCTTGTTTCTCACTGAAAAATGGTCGATTGATACGGTTTCGATAATGGTAATGGTATCGTTCATGGTGACCGGTATCCTTACGTTTGAAGAAGGCGTGGCAGGCTTTAGCAATCCCGCTACCATCACTGTAGGAGCCATGTTTGTCATCAGTGCTGCTGTTTTCAGGACGGGATCCCTTAATACGGTCAATATTATGTTCCTACGGATGAGGAGGAAAAGTGAATTTGTATTCATGCTTGCCCTCATGGTTTTTTCCGGTGTACTTTCCGCTTTCATCAATGATACCGCTGTAGTAGCCTTACTGATGCCCGCTGTGCTCAAAATCGCCAAGGACACTGGTATCGCACCCTCTAAGTTACTAATGCCGCTTTCCTTCGGGGCACTTATGGGAGGCGTCTGTACCTTGCTGGGCACTAGCACCAACATTCTCGTAAGTGGTATTGCACAAAGCCATGGAGTGGAGCCTTTTGGAATATTCGAAATGAGTGGAATGGGACTGGTCTTTCTAGCCACTGGCATTGCTTATATGGTGCTTATTGGCCAATGGATCATTCCTAAAAGACAGCCTAGCCGTGACATTTCCGAAACTTTCGACATGGGAGACTATATCACGGAAATCTTTGTCACGGAAAAATTTGAGGATACCGGAAAATCCATAAAGATGTCGCGCTTGTTCACAGACTATAACATGGATCCCATCCAAATCATCCGTAAAACCGGAGAGGTGATCAACGCCTATAAATACACCGTCATCCGAGAAGAAGACACCATCCGGGTGAGGTGTGACAAAGACACCCTTACGCAAATACGCAATATCCAAGGGATAGAGCTCAAAATAGACCTAAAACTAAAAGATGAAGACTTCCGCTCCCAAGGACACAAACTCTATGAAATGGTCGTCCCTCCCAACTCCAGCCTTATCAATAACACGGTAAAGTCCATTGATTTCAGAAGGACTTATCCTGGGCTGACCGTGCTGGCCATAAGGCACCGGAATGATATCCTACATACAAAATTAAAAAACACAAAGATCTCTGCCGGCGATGTGCTATTGGTACGGGGCGATGAAGAAATGGTCGATCAGTTAAAGGGAAGTGACCATCTTCTTGTCATTTCCGAGAACGCTACACCAAGGATGGTCTGGAAAAAAATCGCCTTTACCCTCTTTATCGTCGTCGCAGTAGTCACTGTAGCGGCACTTAAATGGCTACCAATTCCCATTGCCGCAATTCTGGGCGTAGTCCTCTTAATCCTATTTAAATCCATCAGCTCTGAAGAAGCTTACCGGTCCATAGACTGGAAAGTCCTCTTTATGCTGGCTGGGATATTGTCCATGGGCACAGCCTTAGAAAAAACCGGTGCAGCCAGCCTTTTGGCCACGACCTTAGTGGATCAGTTGGGTAGCTATGGCCCAAGAACTATCATGAGTGCTGTTTTCTTGGTCACCTTCCTCTCGACCAATGTCATGTCAAACAATGCCACGGCGGCTCTGCTAGCCCCCATAGCAATAAGTATTGCCAATACCATGGAGGTCAGTGACCGCCCATACTTAATGGCAGTTACATTTGCTGCTTCGTTGAGTTTTATGACTCCAATGGGGTATCAAACCAACACGATGATCTACACACCTGGAAACTACAAGTTCATGGATTATGTAAAGGTGGGTACCCCGTTAAACATTCTTTATTGGATCATTGCTACTATTTGCATCCCAATGTTCTTCCCTTTTTAG
- the ppk1 gene encoding polyphosphate kinase 1, whose protein sequence is MEQHTMETLERDRMDVKIQSSDLISRDLSWIKFNYRVLDQSQKLSRTIFEKLKFLAITASNLDEFFMIRVGSLYNYLDYDKERIDYSGLREDPFKAKLMDDAQGFHFAQHDHFQHEILPKTKESGFELSNVKNLDTDEQEIIKEYFFKAVYPMLTPMVFDGYHTFPILMNKLLIFGVVTINPGDKKDNRKLSFVQIPSNIPRFFEIEREDEVVYIPIEEVIREHIVSLFRNVIIESINLFRIIRNGDFTLEETEDMDSNFLEEVKRKLNERKTGRVVRVEVEEGYSKWMMNLLKDRWNIQNDSIFKIKKESMLDFTSFWQIIGNKRFKDRIPQPPMQVPPLSYPLTGSQDVFQVLKQKDVLLHHPYNSMEPILDLIYKAAEDPNVMAIKMTIYRLAKHSRITQALLKAVENGKHVSVLFEVKARFDEENNMQEAKRLQKAGCFVIYGVSNFKTHTKLLLIVKKDENKVTRFVHLGSGNYNEDTSKLYTDLGLLTTNEVLANDVSEFFNVITGHSMPSNYKNLITAPQGMRKQLIEFTEHEAENAKRGLPCGIVIKVNSLEDSEIIYALYRASQSGVSIKLIVRGICCLRPGRKGLSENIEVYSIVGDFLEHSRIYHFHNNGDSRTYVGSADMMVRSFEKRLESLFRVQDSFLEKQLKNILAYNLKDNVNAYIMQEDGSYLAKSPKEGEAEFNIHKEFYRVTHDIVDNVKLI, encoded by the coding sequence ATGGAGCAGCATACTATGGAGACTTTAGAGAGAGATAGAATGGACGTTAAAATCCAAAGTAGTGATTTGATCAGTAGAGATTTGAGCTGGATCAAGTTTAACTACAGGGTGCTGGACCAGTCTCAGAAATTATCAAGGACGATTTTTGAAAAGCTCAAATTTTTGGCAATTACTGCTTCGAATTTAGATGAGTTTTTTATGATCAGGGTGGGATCTTTATATAACTATCTTGATTATGATAAGGAGCGAATCGACTATTCCGGTTTGAGGGAAGATCCGTTTAAGGCCAAATTAATGGATGATGCACAGGGTTTTCATTTTGCCCAACATGATCATTTTCAGCATGAAATCCTCCCCAAGACCAAGGAGTCGGGTTTTGAATTGAGCAATGTCAAAAATCTCGACACTGATGAACAGGAAATCATCAAGGAATACTTCTTTAAGGCAGTGTATCCCATGTTGACCCCGATGGTGTTTGATGGTTATCATACCTTTCCGATCCTGATGAACAAGCTTCTGATCTTTGGGGTAGTGACCATTAACCCAGGAGACAAGAAAGACAATAGGAAACTTTCCTTTGTGCAAATACCCTCCAACATACCACGTTTTTTTGAAATAGAACGTGAGGATGAGGTGGTCTATATCCCCATAGAGGAGGTGATCAGGGAGCACATTGTTTCCTTGTTTCGTAACGTGATCATCGAAAGTATAAATCTCTTCAGAATCATTCGTAATGGTGATTTTACCTTGGAGGAGACGGAAGACATGGATTCCAATTTCTTGGAGGAAGTGAAACGTAAACTGAACGAACGTAAAACAGGGCGAGTGGTACGTGTCGAAGTAGAGGAGGGGTATAGCAAATGGATGATGAATTTGCTGAAAGATCGTTGGAATATCCAGAATGATTCCATATTCAAGATAAAGAAGGAAAGCATGCTGGATTTTACCAGTTTTTGGCAGATCATAGGAAACAAGAGGTTCAAAGACCGAATTCCACAGCCTCCAATGCAGGTGCCACCTTTAAGTTATCCGCTTACCGGAAGTCAGGATGTCTTCCAGGTCTTGAAGCAAAAGGATGTGTTGCTACACCATCCTTATAATAGTATGGAGCCTATTTTAGACCTTATCTACAAGGCGGCAGAAGACCCTAATGTGATGGCCATTAAAATGACCATTTATAGGTTGGCAAAACATTCAAGGATCACACAGGCACTGTTGAAGGCTGTTGAAAACGGAAAGCACGTTTCGGTACTGTTTGAAGTTAAGGCCCGATTTGATGAGGAAAACAATATGCAGGAAGCCAAAAGGCTACAGAAGGCAGGTTGTTTTGTGATTTATGGAGTGAGTAATTTTAAGACGCATACCAAGTTATTACTTATCGTCAAAAAGGATGAAAATAAGGTGACTAGGTTCGTACACCTTGGTTCTGGCAACTATAATGAAGATACGTCAAAACTTTACACGGACCTGGGGCTACTTACTACCAACGAGGTTTTGGCCAATGATGTGTCTGAATTCTTTAATGTAATTACAGGTCATTCCATGCCCTCAAATTACAAAAACCTGATCACGGCTCCGCAGGGCATGCGTAAACAGCTTATCGAATTCACCGAACATGAGGCCGAGAATGCTAAAAGAGGGTTGCCTTGTGGGATTGTGATCAAAGTGAATAGTTTGGAAGACAGTGAGATTATCTATGCCCTTTATCGCGCCAGTCAGAGTGGTGTTTCCATCAAATTGATTGTGAGGGGTATTTGCTGTTTGAGACCTGGTAGGAAAGGCTTGAGCGAGAATATTGAAGTTTATTCCATTGTAGGGGACTTTTTAGAGCACAGTAGGATCTATCATTTTCACAATAATGGAGATTCTAGGACCTATGTAGGAAGTGCTGATATGATGGTCAGAAGCTTTGAGAAAAGGCTCGAGTCCCTTTTTCGGGTGCAAGATTCTTTCTTGGAGAAACAGTTGAAAAACATATTGGCTTATAACCTAAAGGATAATGTGAATGCATATATCATGCAGGAGGATGGGTCATATCTGGCAAAGTCACCAAAAGAAGGAGAGGCTGAGTTTAATATCCATAAGGAATTTTACAGGGTCACCCATGATATTGTGGACAATGTAAAATTGATCTAA
- the gyrB gene encoding DNA topoisomerase (ATP-hydrolyzing) subunit B, with translation MSKEQASNLGDYSAGNIQILEGLEAVRKRPAMYIGDVGVKGLHHLIWEVVDNSIDEALAGHCDTINVTILEDNSVQVEDNGRGIPTDMHEKEKRSALEVVMTVLHAGGKFDKDTYKVSGGLHGVGVSCVNALSIHLKATVYRNGKVFEQEYSKGIPQTQVTEVGETDQRGTVIHFVPDGEIFNITEYKYETIANRLREMAFLNAGIRIFLKDMRELDEEGNPKSDEFFSEGGLVEFVEYLDETREKIIQEPIYIEAEKNGVPVQVAMSYNSSFSENVVSYVNTINTYEGGSHVSGFRRALTRTLKGYADKSGMLDKVKIDVSGDDFREGLTAVISVKVAEPQFEGQTKTKLGNSDVVSAVDNAVSEVLQYWLEEHPKEAKVIVGKVVLAAQARHAARKAREMVQRKNVLGGGGLPGKLADCANTNPEVCELYLVEGDSAGGSAKQGRDRDFQAILPLKGKILNVEKAHEHKIYDNDEIKNILTALGVKFGTAEDEKELDLTHLRYHKIVIMTDADIDGSHIRTLILTLFFRYMRSLIENGYVYIALPPLYLLKKGKDERYCWSEDERVKLTKEMTGDGKSDNIGIQRYKGLGEMNPEQLWTTTMDPQSRTLKQVTIDSAAEADHLFSMLMGDEVAPRREFIEKNAKYAKIDT, from the coding sequence ATGAGTAAAGAACAAGCGTCGAATTTAGGAGATTATTCCGCAGGGAATATTCAGATTTTAGAAGGATTAGAAGCGGTAAGGAAAAGACCTGCCATGTATATTGGTGATGTGGGGGTAAAAGGCCTCCATCACCTTATTTGGGAAGTAGTCGATAACTCCATTGATGAGGCCCTTGCCGGGCATTGTGATACGATTAATGTCACGATACTAGAGGATAATTCTGTTCAAGTGGAGGATAATGGTCGGGGGATTCCGACAGACATGCACGAAAAAGAAAAGCGGTCTGCACTGGAAGTGGTCATGACCGTTCTCCACGCAGGAGGGAAGTTTGATAAGGACACTTATAAGGTTTCCGGTGGTCTGCACGGTGTGGGGGTTTCCTGTGTGAATGCTCTTTCTATCCACCTAAAGGCTACTGTTTATAGAAACGGCAAGGTATTCGAGCAGGAATATTCAAAAGGCATTCCACAAACCCAAGTGACGGAAGTTGGAGAAACGGATCAGAGAGGGACGGTCATTCACTTTGTGCCGGATGGAGAGATTTTTAATATCACGGAGTACAAATATGAAACCATAGCCAATAGACTTAGAGAAATGGCCTTCCTCAATGCAGGGATAAGGATATTCCTTAAGGATATGCGAGAACTGGATGAAGAAGGAAACCCTAAATCGGATGAGTTTTTCTCGGAAGGTGGTTTGGTAGAGTTTGTAGAATACCTGGATGAGACAAGAGAAAAAATCATCCAAGAGCCAATTTATATCGAAGCTGAGAAAAACGGCGTCCCTGTCCAAGTAGCCATGAGCTACAATTCTTCCTTTTCTGAGAATGTCGTTTCCTATGTCAATACCATCAACACTTACGAGGGAGGCTCGCACGTGTCTGGGTTTAGAAGGGCACTGACTCGTACGCTAAAGGGGTATGCTGACAAATCCGGAATGCTGGATAAGGTAAAGATCGACGTTTCTGGCGATGATTTCAGAGAGGGGCTTACCGCTGTAATCTCCGTCAAAGTGGCCGAGCCGCAGTTTGAAGGACAAACAAAGACCAAACTCGGAAACTCTGATGTGGTAAGCGCTGTGGACAATGCTGTGTCAGAAGTGCTCCAGTATTGGTTAGAAGAACACCCGAAAGAAGCCAAGGTCATTGTAGGTAAGGTCGTGCTGGCCGCTCAAGCTCGTCATGCTGCCAGAAAGGCACGTGAGATGGTGCAGAGAAAGAATGTGCTGGGTGGTGGAGGACTTCCAGGAAAATTGGCGGATTGTGCCAATACCAATCCTGAGGTCTGTGAGCTTTACCTAGTGGAAGGTGACTCCGCAGGTGGATCTGCTAAGCAAGGCCGGGACCGTGATTTTCAAGCGATTTTGCCACTTAAAGGTAAAATTCTGAACGTGGAGAAGGCGCATGAACATAAAATTTATGATAATGACGAAATAAAAAACATTCTTACCGCTTTGGGCGTTAAGTTTGGAACGGCTGAGGACGAGAAGGAGCTTGACCTTACGCATTTACGTTATCATAAAATCGTCATTATGACCGATGCCGATATTGATGGGTCTCACATTAGGACGTTGATTTTGACCCTTTTCTTTAGGTATATGAGGTCGTTGATCGAAAATGGCTATGTGTACATCGCCTTGCCTCCGTTATACTTGCTCAAAAAAGGCAAGGATGAACGTTATTGCTGGAGCGAGGACGAACGTGTCAAGCTTACCAAAGAAATGACGGGTGATGGCAAGTCGGACAATATTGGTATCCAGCGGTATAAGGGTCTGGGTGAAATGAATCCTGAGCAGTTATGGACCACTACCATGGATCCGCAAAGCCGTACTTTGAAACAAGTGACCATTGATTCTGCCGCAGAGGCCGATCATTTATTTAGCATGCTGATGGGCGATGAGGTAGCTCCTAGGAGGGAATTCATCGAGAAAAATGCAAAATATGCTAAAATTGACACCTGA
- a CDS encoding DUF202 domain-containing protein translates to MEKESENELIVRDYLARQRTKLANDRTLLSYIRTSLYFLVSGTALVKVEDLENIKGLGYISFVISVVFLVVGFINFFTIKRKIKRGHYAKM, encoded by the coding sequence ATGGAAAAAGAATCTGAAAATGAATTAATAGTAAGAGATTATCTAGCTCGCCAGCGCACAAAACTAGCAAATGACAGAACATTACTTTCCTATATCCGAACGAGTCTCTATTTTTTGGTCAGTGGCACCGCCTTGGTCAAGGTAGAAGACTTAGAAAATATAAAAGGTCTTGGGTATATTTCCTTTGTAATTAGTGTCGTATTTTTAGTGGTTGGATTTATTAATTTCTTCACTATCAAAAGGAAAATCAAACGGGGCCACTATGCTAAAATGTAA
- a CDS encoding DUF3078 domain-containing protein, translating into MFFSKKKFIAVLSFTSLLAMGAHAQDLTDSVSQVASDTSYWTKEFSAGLNFNQGAFSSNWSAGGVNSVALGAILKGKANYAKGKWSWDNQMELLYGVVKNEGEVGRKSNDRIFLDSKVGYSVSEHWDAYFSANFLSQFANGYNYDEDPRTLISGFLSPAYLTTSLGFEYKPNDDFVLRIGPLSPRWTFVNDLSIADNVEENYGVPIGETVRTEWLAMQIFAEWDKDISENFNILSRYQMYANYETLSFKEIDHRLDVTLTAKITEIISVTFTSINLYDYDQDPGIQYSQGLSLGLLYKVSNKKE; encoded by the coding sequence ATGTTTTTTTCAAAGAAGAAATTTATCGCTGTTTTGTCATTCACCTCTTTGCTGGCAATGGGAGCCCATGCACAGGATCTAACGGACAGTGTTTCCCAAGTCGCCTCAGACACATCCTATTGGACTAAAGAGTTTTCTGCTGGCCTTAACTTTAACCAAGGGGCTTTCAGTAGTAACTGGTCTGCCGGTGGTGTGAACTCGGTGGCACTAGGAGCTATATTGAAAGGAAAAGCCAATTACGCCAAAGGAAAATGGAGCTGGGATAATCAAATGGAACTCTTGTACGGTGTGGTCAAGAATGAAGGAGAAGTTGGAAGAAAGTCCAATGATAGGATATTCTTGGATTCAAAAGTGGGTTATAGTGTTTCAGAACACTGGGACGCCTATTTCTCCGCAAACTTCCTTTCCCAGTTTGCCAATGGGTATAATTACGATGAAGACCCTAGGACATTGATTTCCGGATTTTTGTCTCCAGCATACCTGACGACTTCTCTTGGTTTTGAGTATAAGCCAAATGATGACTTTGTGTTGAGAATAGGGCCCTTGTCTCCAAGATGGACTTTTGTGAATGACTTATCCATTGCTGACAATGTAGAGGAAAATTACGGTGTGCCAATTGGTGAAACGGTAAGAACAGAGTGGTTGGCAATGCAGATTTTTGCCGAGTGGGACAAGGACATCAGTGAAAACTTCAATATTCTGTCCAGGTATCAGATGTATGCCAATTATGAAACATTGTCTTTTAAGGAAATTGACCACCGACTAGATGTAACCCTTACTGCAAAAATCACAGAAATCATCAGCGTGACATTTACGAGCATTAACCTATACGATTATGATCAGGATCCAGGTATCCAATATAGCCAAGGTTTGTCCTTAGGACTACTGTACAAAGTGAGCAACAAAAAAGAGTAG
- a CDS encoding Ppx/GppA phosphatase family protein produces MKLAAVDIGSNAIRLQITHITHYNEQINFKKLEYVRFPLRLGKDVFHSKSISEGSREKFIKLMKAYKLLIDLYEVDDYMVCATSAMREAENGRQIAQEVKHKIGLKIQIIDGNKEADLINIALRNYIDHKPYLHIDVGGGSTELNIYQNNQKVASKSFKIGSVRSLDHKKSPLVWRAMQGFIQQNVDKKHNITCIGTGGNINKIFELSAPRKNKRYLDIDKIKEIQAYLASFTFEERVNILNLNPDRADVIIPAALIYLAAMEAANAKRMIVPDVGLKDGVMNVLYEKNKSKLSL; encoded by the coding sequence TTGAAGTTAGCAGCAGTAGATATTGGGTCTAACGCCATTAGGCTCCAAATCACCCACATCACGCACTATAACGAACAAATTAATTTTAAAAAGCTAGAATACGTCCGCTTCCCACTGCGTCTTGGGAAAGATGTCTTTCACAGTAAATCCATTAGTGAAGGCAGCCGGGAAAAATTCATCAAACTGATGAAAGCATATAAATTGCTCATCGATCTGTATGAAGTAGATGATTATATGGTATGCGCAACTTCCGCCATGAGAGAAGCTGAAAATGGACGCCAAATAGCGCAAGAGGTAAAGCACAAAATCGGCTTGAAAATCCAAATCATCGATGGAAACAAAGAAGCCGACCTGATCAATATTGCCCTACGGAATTACATTGACCATAAACCTTATTTGCACATCGATGTAGGGGGAGGAAGCACTGAGCTAAACATCTATCAAAACAATCAAAAAGTTGCTTCCAAATCGTTCAAAATCGGCTCTGTCAGGTCTCTTGACCATAAAAAATCCCCATTAGTATGGCGAGCAATGCAGGGTTTTATCCAACAAAATGTAGACAAAAAACACAACATCACCTGTATCGGGACAGGTGGCAATATCAACAAAATTTTTGAACTCTCTGCTCCCAGAAAAAACAAGCGATACCTGGACATTGATAAAATAAAGGAAATCCAAGCATACCTTGCCTCCTTTACCTTTGAAGAGCGGGTAAACATCCTTAACCTTAACCCAGACCGGGCAGATGTCATCATTCCTGCCGCTCTCATCTATCTTGCGGCCATGGAAGCAGCCAATGCAAAAAGGATGATTGTCCCGGATGTGGGGCTAAAAGACGGCGTGATGAATGTGCTGTACGAAAAAAACAAAAGCAAATTATCATTATAA
- a CDS encoding patatin-like phospholipase family protein, with amino-acid sequence MRALVISGGGSKGAYAGGIAEFLLRECKLEYDLFVGTSTGSLLIPHLSIDHIEKIKNVYTTVTQKDIFKICPFIITKEDGTFRSRINHWGIIKMFVQQKKTFGDTSNLRKLIAKSISKNDFQKMKANSAEVVITVSNLSTNQVEYKSLKECAYHDFCDWIWASANMVPFMSLVEKNNMEYADGGMADLIPISESIRRGAKEIDIIVLKTNKPTSPKNPVKNALELTTRTFDFMLNQISNDDITIGKLQGSQKQVKLNFYYPPKVLTENSLIFDPNQMRTWWQEGYDFAKNTSPICKSFG; translated from the coding sequence ATGCGTGCATTGGTAATTTCAGGAGGAGGCAGCAAAGGCGCTTATGCCGGCGGTATAGCTGAATTTTTATTAAGAGAATGTAAATTGGAATATGACTTGTTCGTAGGCACCTCCACGGGCAGCCTCCTTATTCCCCACCTATCTATCGATCATATAGAGAAAATCAAAAACGTTTATACCACTGTTACGCAAAAAGACATCTTTAAGATCTGCCCGTTCATCATCACCAAAGAAGACGGCACCTTTAGAAGTCGAATCAACCACTGGGGAATCATCAAAATGTTTGTGCAGCAAAAGAAAACATTTGGTGACACCAGCAACTTACGCAAACTCATCGCAAAGAGCATTAGCAAAAATGACTTCCAAAAAATGAAAGCCAACAGTGCTGAAGTGGTCATTACTGTGTCCAATTTAAGCACTAATCAAGTTGAATATAAGTCCTTGAAAGAATGTGCCTATCATGATTTCTGTGACTGGATCTGGGCTTCTGCCAATATGGTACCCTTCATGAGCCTAGTAGAAAAAAACAATATGGAGTATGCAGATGGCGGAATGGCGGACCTTATTCCCATATCGGAATCCATCAGAAGAGGAGCAAAAGAAATCGACATTATCGTCCTCAAAACCAATAAACCTACCTCTCCAAAAAACCCAGTAAAAAACGCCTTAGAACTTACCACTAGGACTTTTGACTTTATGCTCAATCAAATATCCAACGACGACATCACAATCGGAAAGCTCCAAGGCTCCCAAAAACAGGTCAAGTTGAATTTTTACTATCCTCCAAAAGTCCTCACAGAAAACTCACTGATCTTTGACCCCAACCAAATGAGAACTTGGTGGCAAGAAGGCTATGATTTTGCCAAAAACACCTCTCCAATTTGTAAGAGCTTTGGTTAA